Genomic segment of Caldisericia bacterium:
GGAGATGAACATAGGAATGAGAGTTGCTGCAGGTGTAGTTTCGATAAAGAGAGTGGTAGAAGCTATGAAGGTGAGAGGTTGGATTTAATAAAACTTAGAGAAGAGGGGGCTTTGCCCCCTCAAAGTGTTGGAGGCTAAAAATGGAGAGAGTTCTTGTTATAAATCCAGGTTCTACAAGCACAAAGGTTGCCGTATTTGAAGGTGAAAAACCATTGTTTACTGAAGTTTTAAGGCACGATGCAGAAGAACTTAAGAAATTTAAGAAAATTGTTGATCAGTATGAATTTAGAAGAGATATTGTTCTTAACCTTTTAAAAGAGAAAGAAATTCCTCTATCTTCTCTTTCAGCAGTTGTGGGGCGAGGTGGACTTATAAAATCTGTTCCTGGAGGAACATATCTTGTTAATGAAAAGATGCTTCACGATTTACGCATAGGACTTCAGGGAGAACATGCAAGTAATCTTGGTGGTATCCTTGCCTATGAGATTGCAAAACCTCTTGGAATTCCTGCATTCATTGTTGACCCAGTTGTTGTTGATGAAATGGATGATCTGGCAAGGATTTCCGGCTTGCCAGAGATAGAAAGAAAGAGTATATTCCATGCCTTAAATCAGAAATCTGTGGCAAGAAAGGCTGCGTCAGATTTAGGTAAAAGGTATGAGGATGTAAACTTTATTGTAGTCCATCTTGGTGGAGGAATATCCATTGGTGCCCACAGAAGGGGAAGAGTTGTTGATGTAAACAATGCTTTAAATGGAGATGGTCCCTTTGCTCCTGAAAGAGCTGGAGGTCTACCTACACAGGCACTTGTTGATATGTGTTTTTCAGGGAAGTTTACCCTTGAGGAAATGCTTAAGAAACTCGCAGGCAAGGGAGGCCTTGTCTCTCATCTTGGAACCAACGATGCCAGAAAGGTTGAGAAGATGATAGAGGAGGGAGATGAACACGCTAAATTAATTTACGAAGCTATGGCATATCAAATAGCAAAAACCATTGGT
This window contains:
- the buk gene encoding butyrate kinase, which encodes MERVLVINPGSTSTKVAVFEGEKPLFTEVLRHDAEELKKFKKIVDQYEFRRDIVLNLLKEKEIPLSSLSAVVGRGGLIKSVPGGTYLVNEKMLHDLRIGLQGEHASNLGGILAYEIAKPLGIPAFIVDPVVVDEMDDLARISGLPEIERKSIFHALNQKSVARKAASDLGKRYEDVNFIVVHLGGGISIGAHRRGRVVDVNNALNGDGPFAPERAGGLPTQALVDMCFSGKFTLEEMLKKLAGKGGLVSHLGTNDARKVEKMIEEGDEHAKLIYEAMAYQIAKTIGEMATVLKGDVDAIILTGGLAYSKMLTEWVKERVSFIAPVKIYPGENEMEALAFGALRVLRGEEKAKIYE